A genomic segment from Methanobrevibacter oralis encodes:
- a CDS encoding GNAT family N-acetyltransferase, translating into MCIEIIEINHEMNIELIKEFLFKQIKKEFNYDYIPEYHQDIVNLNDYYISPKRNNFFISIDSKTKQIIGTIGIRGYDKSFEEFENIYSKEKTASVWRLFVDDNYRRCGLATKLFKAVEKFSNENDYEEIYLHTHRNLNGALEFWLKMGFKVTIDTNNELQTIHMEKKLPKIKIKPQITHIDEAIKS; encoded by the coding sequence ATGTGTATTGAAATAATAGAAATTAACCATGAGATGAATATAGAATTAATTAAAGAATTTTTATTCAAACAAATTAAAAAAGAATTTAATTATGATTATATTCCAGAATACCATCAAGACATCGTTAACCTTAATGATTATTATATATCGCCTAAGAGAAACAATTTTTTTATATCAATAGATAGTAAAACTAAGCAAATTATTGGTACAATTGGCATTAGAGGATATGATAAATCTTTTGAAGAATTTGAAAATATATATTCAAAAGAAAAAACTGCTAGTGTTTGGAGATTGTTTGTAGATGATAACTATAGACGTTGTGGATTAGCTACTAAATTGTTTAAGGCCGTTGAAAAATTTAGTAATGAAAATGACTATGAAGAAATCTATTTACACACTCATAGAAATCTAAATGGAGCATTAGAGTTTTGGTTAAAAATGGGTTTTAAAGTTACAATTGACACGAACAATGAACTTCAAACCATCCATATGGAAAAAAAATTGCCTAAAATTAAAATTAAACCACAAATTACTCATATTGATGAAGCAATTAAATCTTAG
- a CDS encoding type II secretion system F family protein encodes MGDNILNNFFIFIGGVVLAFINLFKNFSLKNDISSKSDFTIFSKSNFQREKQVVKKYEDSKIYDLRELFLKYSRNKILLSVLIIIFILIWNIFEIEIALIYLILIFMMCFLIVYYPQIQQRRSYDDLNPELPYALRHMSIELKSGKGLIDTMYTIKNANYGSLSSEFNRVLEEVKYGKSSEDSLLEMANRVKSEGLFRVVHQIIGTLRTGGNLAGTLDIIAKDISFDMQIKLKEYAQKLNSFILIYTFIAILAPVISLIMLMASSTVMGDLLSVNMLFLIYVLFFPMVVVFMMVFVKRLEPKI; translated from the coding sequence ATGGGTGATAATATTTTAAATAATTTTTTTATTTTCATTGGTGGAGTTGTTTTAGCTTTTATTAATCTATTTAAAAATTTTTCACTAAAAAATGATATTAGCAGTAAATCTGATTTTACAATATTTTCTAAGTCAAATTTTCAAAGAGAAAAACAGGTTGTTAAAAAATATGAAGATTCTAAAATATATGACTTAAGAGAACTTTTTTTAAAGTATTCAAGAAATAAAATACTTTTAAGTGTTTTAATTATAATTTTTATATTAATTTGGAACATATTTGAAATAGAAATAGCTTTAATTTATTTAATATTAATTTTTATGATGTGTTTTTTAATAGTGTATTATCCTCAGATTCAACAAAGGCGAAGCTATGATGATTTAAATCCAGAACTTCCATATGCTTTACGTCACATGAGTATAGAACTTAAATCAGGTAAAGGGTTGATTGATACAATGTATACAATTAAAAATGCTAATTATGGGTCTCTTTCATCAGAATTCAACAGAGTTCTAGAAGAGGTTAAATATGGTAAATCTAGTGAAGATTCATTGCTTGAAATGGCTAATAGGGTAAAATCAGAAGGACTTTTCAGAGTTGTTCATCAAATCATTGGAACTTTAAGGACTGGTGGAAATTTAGCAGGTACATTAGATATTATTGCAAAAGATATTTCATTTGATATGCAGATTAAACTAAAAGAATACGCTCAAAAATTAAATTCTTTTATTTTAATTTATACCTTTATAGCTATTTTAGCACCTGTAATTAGTTTAATAATGTTAATGGCATCATCTACTGTAATGGGTGATTTATTATCTGTAAATATGCTATTTTTAATTTATGTTTTATTTTTTCCAATGGTGGTGGTTTTTATGATGGTATTTGTAAAAAGATTAGAACCTAAGATTTAA
- a CDS encoding CpaF family protein, whose product MDNTFDSNNNKLIPQYDVLKQNYSSEEKVILSELRENLVDIAISDETFQVNEDKLLNNIKNFLFERFSTSNINNKVSNEYLDNLSHRLLSDLIGYGEIDDLIQDDELEEIMIIGVFKPVFVYHRKYGMMKTNIQFNDEGELRELIDSIARQINRRIDQESPILDGRLLDGSRINATIPPISPDGPSLTIRKFKKDPLTIIDLIKSKTISLELAAFFWLCFDGLGVKSANAIISGGTSSGKTTTLNALTSFINPKERIITIEDTLELQLPHEHVIRMETRPANVENRGELTMDDLVKNSLRQRPDRIIVGEVRSNEAITLFTALNTGHSGFGTLHSNSARETITRLTNSPMSVPKIMISAIDFIIMQNRIYTSSGMSYRRITEVAEVVGIEEGVVQLNKIFEWNPKDDLIENIGVSSKTLEDISKLGGKSLNDLYCEIENRKLVLKHMIHQNIRSVKEVKDVLELYYSDSRRVLNRILLNG is encoded by the coding sequence ATGGACAATACTTTTGATTCAAACAATAATAAGCTCATACCACAATATGACGTATTAAAACAGAATTACTCTTCTGAGGAAAAAGTTATTTTATCTGAACTTAGGGAAAATTTAGTTGATATAGCTATATCAGATGAAACTTTCCAAGTTAATGAAGATAAATTATTAAATAATATTAAGAACTTTCTATTTGAAAGATTTTCTACAAGTAATATTAATAATAAGGTTTCTAATGAATATTTAGATAATTTATCACATAGACTTCTAAGTGATTTAATAGGATATGGTGAGATTGATGATTTAATTCAGGATGATGAATTAGAAGAAATAATGATAATTGGTGTTTTTAAACCAGTATTTGTTTATCATAGAAAGTATGGAATGATGAAAACAAATATTCAATTTAATGATGAGGGTGAATTAAGAGAATTAATTGATTCAATTGCAAGACAAATCAATAGGAGAATAGATCAAGAATCTCCAATTTTAGATGGGAGATTGTTAGATGGATCTAGAATCAATGCCACTATTCCTCCAATTTCTCCTGATGGGCCATCGTTAACCATTCGTAAGTTTAAAAAAGATCCTCTTACAATTATTGATTTAATAAAATCAAAAACAATTTCATTAGAATTAGCTGCCTTTTTTTGGTTGTGTTTTGATGGACTTGGAGTAAAATCAGCTAATGCAATAATATCTGGTGGAACAAGCTCTGGTAAAACGACCACGTTAAATGCATTAACTTCTTTTATTAATCCAAAAGAAAGAATAATCACTATTGAAGATACTCTTGAATTACAACTGCCTCATGAGCATGTTATTAGGATGGAAACCCGTCCAGCTAATGTTGAAAATAGAGGAGAATTAACCATGGATGATCTTGTTAAAAATTCTTTAAGACAACGTCCTGATAGGATAATTGTAGGAGAAGTTAGATCTAATGAAGCAATAACATTGTTTACAGCATTAAATACGGGACATTCGGGATTCGGAACACTTCATTCAAATAGTGCTCGTGAAACAATTACTCGTTTAACAAATTCTCCAATGTCTGTTCCAAAAATAATGATTTCAGCTATTGATTTTATAATAATGCAAAATAGAATTTATACCTCTTCTGGAATGTCTTATAGGAGAATTACTGAAGTTGCTGAAGTTGTGGGCATTGAAGAAGGGGTAGTTCAGTTAAATAAAATATTTGAATGGAATCCTAAAGATGATTTAATAGAAAATATTGGTGTTTCAAGTAAAACATTAGAAGACATATCTAAATTAGGAGGTAAGTCTTTAAATGATTTGTATTGTGAAATTGAAAATCGAAAACTTGTTTTGAAGCACATGATTCATCAGAATATTCGTTCTGTTAAAGAGGTTAAAGATGTTTTAGAATTGTATTATTCTGATTCTAGACGTGTTTTAAATAGAATCTTATTAAATGGGTGA
- a CDS encoding 50S ribosomal protein L11 methyltransferase produces MNQKCSCDNDCFTTKDNLKEKIKLIEECEKCQEIQIKKFTPLKDLLDFNDLTDNYKRCECKKRPIDIVMSHILKIMIEERIIEEDATLRKNSPVPLSGFYYSTLNPQFIAQKTLILLHPDFNKKVALRLMNEVSEVKGVLKGNPQDTIGQFDKNSKIKHFELLCGCDMQTNIVRTLINEKLIFNKKQSKNHIEVAMTTEEKLIRLHNFLENNSINKGTAIDGLCGGGALGIYLLKYGFKKVIFNDANPEAIETLKDNLEINEITENFEIYNENFEDLNVEKADLCIIDAFPKADIDEISKKAYKIANNVVII; encoded by the coding sequence ATGAATCAAAAATGCTCATGTGATAATGATTGTTTTACAACAAAAGACAACTTAAAGGAAAAAATCAAATTAATTGAAGAATGTGAAAAATGCCAGGAAATACAAATAAAAAAATTCACCCCGCTTAAAGATTTACTTGATTTTAATGATTTAACTGATAATTATAAAAGATGTGAATGTAAAAAAAGACCAATTGATATTGTAATGAGCCATATTTTAAAAATAATGATTGAAGAAAGAATCATAGAAGAAGACGCCACACTAAGAAAAAACTCACCAGTACCCCTATCAGGATTTTACTACTCAACATTAAATCCACAATTCATTGCGCAAAAAACACTAATTTTACTTCATCCTGATTTTAACAAAAAAGTTGCTTTAAGATTAATGAATGAAGTTTCAGAAGTTAAAGGAGTTTTAAAAGGAAATCCGCAAGACACAATTGGACAGTTTGATAAAAATTCCAAAATTAAACATTTTGAGTTACTTTGTGGGTGTGATATGCAGACAAATATTGTAAGAACATTAATTAATGAAAAGCTAATATTTAACAAAAAACAATCTAAAAATCATATTGAAGTAGCTATGACCACCGAAGAAAAATTAATTAGACTACACAACTTTTTAGAAAATAACAGCATAAACAAAGGCACAGCTATTGATGGACTTTGTGGTGGAGGGGCATTAGGAATATATTTACTTAAGTATGGGTTTAAGAAAGTTATCTTCAACGATGCAAACCCAGAAGCTATTGAAACATTGAAAGATAATTTAGAAATAAATGAAATAACTGAAAACTTTGAAATTTACAATGAAAACTTTGAAGATTTGAATGTTGAAAAAGCGGATTTATGCATAATTGATGCATTTCCTAAAGCAGATATTGATGAAATATCTAAAAAAGCATATAAAATAGCTAATAATGTTGTTATAATCTAA
- a CDS encoding tripartite tricarboxylate transporter permease: MLELIVASFLGIIIGCVTGMIPGIHVNTAGAIIFASSTFLLSIFSPEFLCVVMVTMSISHAMIEFVPSMLLGVPEEGTATSVLPGHRMVLQGRSKEVIRIVAVGGFGAIMVIIFMLPFFSIVLPALHVFSKSFTWVILLSASIFLTYKLTRSFKSFAWSLLLFLLSGILGWVIFQTPISSSVSLMCVFSGLFGISTILFSLNDNSTIPYQYPFYELNLDINKYKSIFAGGITGAILGFLPGFGPAQGTVIAQLASGANDNEDEDTVNFLLATSGLNISDCLFSLMAIYIIGNPRSGIAVYMSYLISEMSLMHLVIYIFVSLIAVSFSLVLTLKLGDSFSRLMAGINYRKLSIGVISLQILILYIFIFYYNAPIFYMTLALITSIAMGMLPHYLGVGKSHLMGVLIIPAIVIYMQMF, translated from the coding sequence ATGTTAGAATTGATTGTTGCATCTTTTTTAGGCATAATTATTGGATGCGTAACAGGGATGATTCCAGGAATTCATGTCAACACTGCAGGAGCCATCATATTTGCATCCTCAACTTTTTTACTTAGTATTTTTTCTCCCGAATTTTTATGTGTAGTTATGGTAACGATGTCAATTTCTCATGCAATGATAGAATTTGTTCCATCTATGTTATTGGGTGTTCCAGAAGAAGGTACTGCCACATCAGTTCTTCCAGGCCATAGGATGGTATTACAAGGAAGGTCTAAAGAAGTTATAAGGATTGTAGCAGTTGGGGGATTTGGAGCTATTATGGTGATAATTTTCATGCTTCCATTTTTTTCAATTGTTTTGCCTGCTTTACACGTGTTTTCCAAATCATTTACATGGGTGATTTTACTTTCAGCATCAATTTTTCTAACATATAAGTTAACAAGATCATTTAAAAGTTTTGCATGGTCTTTACTGTTATTTTTATTGTCGGGAATATTGGGTTGGGTGATATTTCAAACACCAATTTCATCATCTGTTTCTTTAATGTGTGTATTTTCAGGTCTTTTTGGGATAAGCACTATTTTATTTAGCTTAAACGACAATTCAACAATTCCTTACCAATATCCTTTTTATGAGCTGAATTTGGACATTAATAAATATAAAAGTATTTTTGCAGGAGGAATTACTGGAGCTATTTTAGGTTTTCTTCCAGGTTTTGGTCCAGCACAAGGAACAGTAATAGCTCAATTGGCCAGTGGAGCTAATGATAATGAGGATGAAGATACAGTTAATTTTCTATTAGCTACATCGGGATTGAACATTTCAGACTGTTTGTTTTCATTGATGGCAATTTATATAATTGGAAATCCTAGAAGTGGAATTGCAGTATATATGTCTTACTTAATCTCAGAAATGTCATTAATGCATTTAGTAATTTATATATTTGTATCTTTAATTGCAGTTTCTTTTTCATTAGTATTAACATTAAAGTTAGGTGATTCTTTTTCAAGATTGATGGCTGGAATTAATTATAGGAAGCTATCAATAGGAGTTATTTCCCTTCAGATATTAATACTTTATATTTTTATTTTTTATTATAATGCTCCTATTTTCTACATGACATTAGCTTTAATAACTTCAATTGCAATGGGTATGTTGCCTCATTATTTAGGGGTCGGTAAATCTCATTTAATGGGGGTTTTAATCATTCCAGCAATTGTAATTTATATGCAAATGTTTTAG
- a CDS encoding MarR family winged helix-turn-helix transcriptional regulator, with protein MISYDDIIEESPFILNNLISLLKTHDFYIEYYINNFTDISPSQYYMFMCLYYDLGWNQSDIAKACFMDRSGVSRAFKEFEEKDLIIREVDEKNKRAYKMALTDKGIKTAKFLEGKEIEWDEMICEDLDKNRAEVLKLLSDLSLKSLKFNRKKFKY; from the coding sequence ATGATTAGTTATGATGATATTATTGAGGAATCTCCTTTTATTTTAAATAATTTAATTTCACTTTTGAAAACTCATGATTTTTACATTGAATATTACATTAATAATTTCACAGATATTTCCCCAAGTCAATATTATATGTTCATGTGTCTTTATTATGATTTAGGTTGGAATCAATCAGATATTGCAAAGGCATGTTTTATGGATCGTAGTGGAGTTTCAAGAGCATTTAAGGAATTTGAAGAAAAAGATTTAATAATTCGTGAAGTTGATGAGAAAAATAAAAGAGCTTATAAAATGGCTTTAACTGATAAAGGTATTAAAACAGCTAAATTTCTAGAAGGAAAAGAAATTGAATGGGATGAAATGATTTGTGAGGATTTGGATAAGAATCGTGCTGAGGTTCTAAAATTATTGTCTGATCTATCATTAAAATCTCTTAAATTCAATAGAAAAAAATTTAAATATTAG
- a CDS encoding elongation factor 1-beta codes for MSEVVATMKIMPESPDVDLEALKSAIKEAMPADAEFHKIDEEPIAFGLVALNLMFVIEDGEGGTESTEEAIAALADVASIEITDTRRLM; via the coding sequence ATGAGTGAAGTAGTAGCAACTATGAAAATCATGCCGGAAAGTCCTGATGTGGACTTAGAAGCATTAAAATCAGCTATTAAAGAAGCCATGCCTGCAGATGCAGAATTCCATAAAATTGATGAAGAACCTATTGCATTTGGTTTAGTCGCTTTAAACCTCATGTTCGTTATTGAAGATGGTGAAGGCGGTACTGAATCTACTGAGGAAGCTATTGCAGCATTAGCTGATGTTGCAAGTATTGAAATTACTGATACTAGAAGATTAATGTAA
- a CDS encoding zinc finger domain-containing protein, with protein sequence MKEVECISCKQEIPLTGTFVEFECPICGAKIARCEKCRTFGHAYKCECGFEGP encoded by the coding sequence ATGAAAGAAGTAGAATGTATTTCATGTAAACAAGAAATTCCATTAACAGGCACATTCGTTGAATTTGAATGCCCTATTTGTGGAGCAAAAATCGCAAGATGTGAAAAATGCCGTACTTTTGGTCATGCTTATAAATGTGAATGTGGATTTGAAGGGCCATAA
- a CDS encoding amino acid kinase family protein gives MIKQVVKIGGSLFPDYAINLVEKLKNTNSLIILGGGEFANLIRKYDEIEKFSAEVTHFTAIDCMDIIAKLVNDKVSSTKLVFSIDDAKKVANNGFTPIFVVSDFLMKEDPFECSWDVTSDSIAAYVAHLLNANLLIVTNVNGIYTREPSEKGSRFISVIEAKNLLTFEESSIDLMLPSLLIEFGTNCCIVNGKYPERVLSLIDDNIDDYNFDYTRITGD, from the coding sequence ATGATAAAACAGGTTGTTAAAATTGGTGGTAGTTTATTTCCAGATTATGCTATAAACTTGGTTGAAAAACTAAAAAATACTAATTCTCTTATTATTTTAGGAGGGGGAGAATTTGCAAATCTTATTCGTAAATATGATGAAATTGAAAAATTTTCAGCTGAAGTAACGCATTTTACAGCTATTGACTGTATGGATATAATAGCTAAATTAGTTAATGATAAAGTTAGTTCTACTAAATTAGTTTTTTCTATTGATGATGCAAAAAAGGTAGCTAATAACGGATTTACACCAATTTTTGTTGTATCTGACTTTTTAATGAAAGAAGATCCATTTGAATGTTCTTGGGATGTAACTTCAGATTCAATTGCAGCTTATGTTGCACACCTTTTAAATGCAAACCTTTTAATAGTAACAAATGTAAATGGTATATATACCCGAGAACCTAGTGAGAAAGGTTCCAGATTCATTAGTGTCATTGAAGCAAAAAATTTACTAACTTTTGAAGAATCTTCAATTGATTTAATGTTACCTTCTCTTTTAATTGAGTTCGGGACTAATTGTTGTATTGTGAATGGAAAGTATCCTGAAAGGGTTTTATCTCTTATTGATGATAATATAGATGATTATAACTTCGATTACACAAGAATAACAGGTGATTAA
- the pth2 gene encoding aminoacyl-tRNA hydrolase: MKQVIIVRTDLKMGKGKIAAQCCHGSLGSYKRASSDKIKKWENEAYAKVVCKVSSLEELMELKKQADISGIPNFLVVDAGRTQIPTSTVTVLGLGPDEDEIIDKVTGDLKLL; the protein is encoded by the coding sequence ATGAAGCAGGTTATTATTGTCAGAACAGATTTAAAAATGGGCAAAGGTAAAATTGCTGCTCAGTGTTGTCATGGATCTTTAGGTTCTTATAAAAGAGCTTCAAGTGATAAAATCAAAAAGTGGGAAAATGAAGCTTATGCAAAGGTAGTTTGTAAAGTAAGTTCTCTTGAAGAGCTTATGGAGCTTAAAAAACAAGCTGATATATCTGGCATTCCTAACTTTTTAGTAGTTGATGCTGGGAGGACTCAAATACCTACATCAACTGTTACAGTTTTAGGCTTAGGACCTGATGAAGATGAAATAATTGACAAGGTGACTGGGGATTTGAAACTATTATAG